A region of Acidithiobacillus ferridurans DNA encodes the following proteins:
- a CDS encoding winged helix-turn-helix transcriptional regulator, translating to MEIENEPCAVDITLKAIGGRWKVLILQELFKGTRRFSQLHRGIPGITQKMLTQQLREMEKHCIISRLVYAEIPPKVEYSLTPLGESLWPVLLAMHEWGVQQQMIDRYSAAALMTTPL from the coding sequence ATGGAAATCGAAAATGAGCCGTGTGCTGTTGATATAACATTGAAAGCCATTGGTGGACGTTGGAAGGTGCTCATTTTACAGGAACTATTTAAAGGAACCAGGCGGTTTTCACAGCTTCATCGTGGAATCCCAGGTATTACCCAGAAAATGCTTACTCAACAGCTGCGTGAGATGGAGAAACACTGCATTATCAGTAGATTGGTTTACGCTGAGATCCCACCTAAGGTTGAATACTCTCTTACCCCTTTAGGTGAAAGCTTGTGGCCGGTATTGCTGGCAATGCATGAATGGGGTGTGCAACAGCAGATGATTGACAGATATAGTGCTGCGGCTCTCATGACGACTCCGTTGTAG
- the gmtZ gene encoding gamma-mobile-trio integrase GmtZ — MAKRINEELRQKAIKLVNSGYTKRGVAEKLGIGTTTVCRITKHIGKTTKYYPKSLTQDVLQKIKNGQTAASVSREMGIEKSLISAWQKKDIGHSRSYEKISEEIKEEIIGLIESGIKYTAVGRQLNLKPKTVWSVFKAAESAGKALKPSFPNKRVDFELTWVIREYQQFIRWQKLGVEWLKGEQRGIGLRMAALTVFFSNYLQKKGLPYEPEAILRHDSIVPEFFSTACPQSGGGVAYNNRIHDFIDWVLLQYYSYRDDNGKPIILPAFRNPVRRITTNGFPIHYETVNTPLPYGYIVDLKKLLAQGPSFKDWTWAQNALGAKRIGEPDKRMSNDWFSTTEDQIDKDDPDCVWRIRRSIDHNVKPILEMWSPVRWVALLIKLQLPPRTFQVRMLDSGEADTWRYVAGAWIENTTPLAMGTKRNPVRQGVLRRTEPIGQEELLTTLYINTNKTADILKSGVQKGYEFPWPTIGDLQDQPHYWLEKIRNWQEKYNPIIHPTSWRSLPQKCIGEPKSDMQLASYPDTYFIFRSAERKKYGEAHLPITDGIMRVAWAKLLQEMQNRLSRHGTTHPDGSPIVLVTKPGSSPLALFPLHSLRVSLITALAIDGSLPFHLLVKLVGHSRLIMTIYYTKPGFKYMQDALIDAVSRVDALKEESIVSFLANEKHEILTTRAIWNSTETLITLVPEHPANRNPAGWMLMHHGLCLVGGNTSEVDSSSNRGGFRVGGCYNGGIAFNPDADQRTHNPVPGGIRNCIRCRWFVTEPHYIPALAAHLGNICYQFDEVRNGAIKQDAILHDIKRKKADVENSGEVFTRTQELRTAERIWESTLQRFNSLAEDMAACWQIIQRCNALPVNNDNNKTSLIAAGSAMDVQIAFEEVDSELLQLSDVCQNVEIYPDLDPGKAVFRRSQLLDAALARDHLPPFFLQLNEADQLKAGNAFMRRLSAKTNTNPLLGMRKVCSLMDAGESLAQFIGIDIQHLLTDTLQSLPAPLQFGYENA, encoded by the coding sequence ATGGCAAAGAGAATTAACGAAGAATTACGTCAGAAGGCCATCAAGCTGGTTAACAGTGGGTATACAAAACGGGGTGTAGCAGAAAAACTTGGGATCGGCACTACAACTGTCTGCCGAATAACTAAACATATAGGTAAAACCACTAAATACTACCCGAAAAGTTTAACACAGGATGTGTTACAGAAAATAAAAAATGGACAAACAGCAGCCTCAGTAAGTCGAGAGATGGGTATTGAGAAGTCATTAATCAGTGCTTGGCAGAAGAAGGATATAGGACATAGTCGTTCTTATGAAAAAATCTCTGAAGAAATTAAGGAAGAAATCATAGGACTCATTGAAAGTGGGATTAAGTACACGGCAGTAGGTAGACAGTTAAATCTAAAACCAAAAACCGTTTGGTCCGTGTTTAAGGCTGCTGAATCTGCGGGTAAAGCGCTGAAACCATCATTTCCCAATAAGCGTGTAGATTTTGAGCTGACTTGGGTGATCCGGGAGTATCAACAATTTATCCGGTGGCAAAAACTTGGCGTTGAATGGCTTAAGGGTGAGCAAAGAGGCATTGGGTTAAGGATGGCCGCATTAACTGTATTTTTTTCCAATTATTTACAGAAGAAAGGACTTCCTTATGAACCAGAAGCCATATTAAGACATGACAGTATAGTACCGGAATTCTTTTCTACTGCTTGCCCACAATCAGGTGGTGGGGTGGCTTACAACAATCGGATACATGACTTTATTGATTGGGTACTACTACAATATTATAGCTACAGAGATGACAATGGAAAACCCATAATTTTACCAGCATTTCGTAATCCAGTGCGGAGAATCACTACCAACGGATTCCCTATCCATTATGAAACTGTCAATACTCCATTACCATACGGATATATCGTTGATTTAAAGAAGCTGCTCGCCCAAGGTCCATCCTTTAAGGATTGGACTTGGGCACAAAACGCACTTGGAGCAAAAAGAATCGGCGAGCCCGATAAACGTATGTCCAATGACTGGTTCTCTACAACAGAAGATCAAATCGACAAAGATGATCCTGATTGTGTGTGGCGTATTCGCAGGTCAATTGATCACAACGTAAAACCAATCTTGGAAATGTGGAGCCCTGTCAGGTGGGTTGCACTGCTGATAAAGCTTCAATTGCCACCACGGACATTTCAGGTTCGCATGCTGGATTCAGGTGAAGCAGACACATGGCGATATGTTGCTGGAGCGTGGATTGAAAACACCACCCCATTGGCTATGGGCACCAAACGTAACCCTGTAAGGCAGGGAGTATTACGTCGAACGGAACCGATTGGTCAGGAAGAACTGCTAACAACGCTGTATATCAATACCAACAAAACTGCGGATATTCTTAAGTCCGGCGTACAGAAAGGTTACGAATTTCCTTGGCCAACCATTGGAGACCTCCAAGACCAACCTCATTATTGGCTAGAAAAAATACGAAACTGGCAGGAAAAATACAATCCAATTATACACCCAACGTCTTGGCGTAGCCTTCCTCAAAAATGTATTGGAGAACCCAAGAGCGATATGCAGTTGGCATCTTATCCGGATACTTATTTCATATTCCGTTCTGCCGAACGAAAAAAGTATGGTGAAGCCCATCTTCCGATAACCGATGGCATAATGAGGGTTGCATGGGCGAAGCTACTGCAAGAAATGCAGAACAGGTTATCTAGACATGGGACTACCCATCCAGATGGGTCACCGATTGTATTGGTTACTAAACCGGGAAGCTCACCTCTAGCCTTGTTTCCGCTGCATAGTCTGCGCGTATCTCTTATCACGGCACTAGCGATAGATGGTAGTTTACCATTCCATCTTCTCGTGAAGTTGGTGGGGCATAGTCGACTGATTATGACCATTTACTATACAAAACCGGGATTTAAGTACATGCAGGACGCATTGATAGATGCCGTGTCGCGTGTTGACGCTTTGAAGGAAGAAAGCATTGTTTCATTCCTTGCCAATGAAAAACATGAAATTCTTACGACGCGAGCTATCTGGAATAGCACCGAGACCCTTATAACCCTTGTTCCGGAGCATCCAGCCAACCGCAATCCGGCCGGCTGGATGCTTATGCACCATGGCTTGTGTCTCGTTGGAGGGAATACATCGGAAGTCGATTCATCGTCAAACAGGGGTGGATTTAGGGTTGGTGGATGTTATAACGGAGGCATTGCCTTCAATCCTGATGCCGACCAGCGGACCCACAATCCAGTACCAGGTGGGATAAGAAATTGCATCCGGTGCCGATGGTTTGTTACCGAACCGCATTATATACCAGCACTCGCGGCGCACTTGGGCAACATTTGCTACCAATTCGATGAGGTCAGGAATGGTGCCATAAAACAAGATGCCATATTGCATGATATCAAAAGGAAAAAGGCAGATGTTGAAAATTCTGGTGAAGTTTTTACTAGAACACAGGAATTGCGTACGGCAGAGCGAATCTGGGAATCTACGTTGCAGCGGTTTAATAGTCTTGCGGAGGATATGGCAGCCTGTTGGCAGATTATTCAGCGATGTAATGCCCTGCCTGTCAACAATGACAACAATAAGACATCGCTCATCGCTGCGGGTTCGGCAATGGATGTGCAGATTGCGTTTGAGGAAGTGGATTCTGAACTCTTGCAACTTTCTGACGTCTGCCAGAACGTAGAAATCTACCCGGATTTGGATCCGGGCAAGGCCGTTTTCAGGCGCAGCCAACTGCTTGACGCGGCATTGGCACGCGACCATTTGCCGCCGTTCTTCCTACAACTTAATGAAGCAGATCAACTCAAAGCGGGGAATGCATTCATGCGGCGCCTGTCTGCTAAAACTAACACGAACCCGCTCCTTGGGATGCGCAAAGTGTGCAGTCTCATGGATGCCGGTGAGAGCCTTGCCCAGTTTATAGGTATCGACATCCAACATTTACTCACCGATACCCTACAGTCGTTGCCTGCACCTCTACAATTCGGCTACGAAAATGCATAA
- a CDS encoding carboxymuconolactone decarboxylase family protein, with protein MALLKTVLPSEAEGKIANCYQQIEDAIGYVPEAFHLFSVSPELFEGQMATMAYMASHPTLNPTFISMLRYLVSGRNRNTFCIGFNEAALVNAGINQEDLRQSLIHPEMIPLPEHEKTLMLFILRAIDDPENISEKDIAALHKAGWTDRDIYDALAAGARHAATDVLFNAFKVSSSLKKD; from the coding sequence ATGGCTTTGTTAAAAACGGTGCTTCCATCTGAAGCAGAAGGGAAAATTGCCAATTGTTATCAGCAGATCGAGGATGCTATAGGATATGTCCCAGAGGCATTTCATCTATTCAGTGTAAGCCCAGAATTATTCGAGGGCCAGATGGCCACTATGGCCTATATGGCATCCCATCCTACGCTCAACCCAACATTCATATCCATGCTGCGTTATTTGGTATCCGGTAGAAATAGAAATACCTTTTGTATCGGTTTTAATGAAGCAGCGTTGGTCAATGCGGGTATCAATCAGGAAGATCTACGTCAATCTCTGATCCATCCTGAGATGATCCCTCTCCCGGAACATGAAAAAACTTTGATGCTTTTTATTCTCCGGGCGATTGATGATCCAGAGAACATCAGTGAAAAGGATATTGCGGCGCTTCACAAGGCAGGATGGACGGACCGCGATATCTACGATGCCTTGGCTGCAGGTGCGCGTCATGCGGCTACAGATGTGCTGTTTAATGCATTCAAGGTTTCTTCATCCCTTAAAAAGGACTGA
- the gmtX gene encoding gamma-mobile-trio protein GmtX gives MHKTDIHPDEVLEALLAKGPRSNKAATLKSLQEICRNQYQHQTQSASLLNFGLSSIGRICEARGLFKARVLYNAASKDYVTLITAWAAFSGTMSVKAPKEPKKLSSHQYLMRIEDPAIRSLMQSTIAERDDLLAKVNLLKSRMQITIDQRPLGATIVTHSPPVAILEAKAQLTESERESLEQAISKEFLDQEEWREGSHGEITNRTGRTLYDVGYVTAIRKILGMTS, from the coding sequence ATGCATAAAACAGACATCCACCCTGACGAAGTTCTTGAAGCGTTGTTGGCCAAAGGTCCACGCTCGAACAAGGCCGCCACCTTGAAATCGCTTCAAGAGATATGCCGGAATCAATACCAGCACCAGACACAGTCCGCATCCCTGCTTAACTTTGGATTATCGTCAATAGGTCGCATTTGCGAGGCCCGCGGCCTTTTCAAAGCACGAGTGCTGTACAACGCCGCATCCAAGGATTACGTCACTCTAATAACGGCTTGGGCGGCGTTTTCAGGAACGATGTCTGTGAAGGCTCCAAAGGAGCCCAAGAAATTATCCAGTCACCAATATCTCATGCGCATCGAGGATCCTGCGATACGTTCATTGATGCAGTCCACAATAGCCGAGCGTGATGATCTTCTTGCCAAAGTAAATCTGCTAAAGTCGCGAATGCAGATAACAATAGACCAACGGCCGCTCGGTGCTACGATTGTAACACACTCGCCTCCCGTAGCCATTTTGGAAGCCAAGGCCCAACTGACAGAAAGCGAGCGTGAGTCTCTCGAACAGGCAATCTCGAAGGAGTTCCTTGACCAGGAAGAATGGAGGGAAGGCTCACATGGAGAGATCACGAACCGAACCGGTCGAACACTGTATGACGTGGGATATGTGACTGCCATCCGTAAGATACTTGGAATGACATCCTAA
- a CDS encoding DsrE family protein, which translates to MSTMKPADLVIILITGPENPKRLPSAFFLAATAAASEQDVIMYFTGPATELLAKGKAETIFPMTGGKSVADFMKLAEDNGVRIIGCLQSLELNGMTTGDLAKDLPLLTPSAALPALGAAGRVFTW; encoded by the coding sequence ATGTCCACAATGAAACCCGCAGATCTCGTTATCATCCTCATCACTGGACCGGAAAATCCCAAACGTTTGCCGTCCGCCTTTTTTCTTGCAGCGACGGCAGCGGCATCTGAGCAGGATGTGATCATGTACTTTACAGGACCTGCAACAGAATTATTGGCTAAAGGTAAAGCCGAGACTATCTTTCCAATGACGGGCGGGAAAAGTGTTGCTGACTTTATGAAGTTGGCCGAAGACAATGGGGTGCGAATCATCGGCTGCCTCCAGTCCCTTGAGCTCAATGGTATGACGACTGGAGACTTGGCAAAGGATCTGCCTCTTTTAACGCCTAGTGCCGCATTGCCCGCATTGGGTGCTGCTGGACGTGTTTTTACTTGGTAA
- the gmtY gene encoding gamma-mobile-trio recombinase GmtY, which yields MKAMTFVSVNAKIVTDTTGAVMELPVLLTPEGVLGPLLDYCLARSHNRSLSWMKKVVLAVTLFLRYVNANPEEPNSYRLFQNFAQRLYSGTFDLTTGLDPSNLCWQPYSINNAGEIIHRLSELFGWLGEMRPEAENINPRYAGDAFDRKMDEIAYLYRREKAFLGHGWAANPGPYQTGYRTRPKMMPRVAKSEPPAFPDNRFEEFLLRGFKVAGKHDYRGMLITLLLHGGGLRVSEPFHLYLQDVFPSPENNKSATVLVHHPHQGYAPSDWTDQTNKGRTSNRAQYLAKKYALAPRTEILGSQGAGWKNPRLDNKFYMTIYWFQPWFGEWFKDLWLRYLEQVACLDRNHPFAFVNLYREPRGSMYTIDKFTKAHGAAVERLGLTVRKQAGTTPHGHRHAYGRRLKNGGLDTLLIQRCMHHASEESQIVYTQATMRETLIALRDASGRMQGTRSSLQYEIGL from the coding sequence ATGAAAGCGATGACCTTCGTCAGCGTAAATGCCAAGATAGTGACTGATACTACTGGGGCGGTCATGGAACTCCCTGTATTGCTGACGCCTGAAGGTGTCTTGGGGCCTTTGTTGGATTACTGCCTTGCACGTAGCCACAATCGCAGCCTTTCCTGGATGAAAAAGGTTGTGCTGGCTGTTACTTTGTTCCTTCGATATGTCAACGCTAATCCAGAAGAACCAAATTCCTATCGTCTTTTCCAGAACTTTGCCCAGCGACTGTATTCAGGGACCTTCGACCTCACTACTGGGTTGGATCCTAGCAACCTTTGCTGGCAGCCCTATTCGATTAATAATGCAGGCGAAATCATACATCGGTTGTCTGAACTTTTTGGTTGGCTAGGTGAAATGCGGCCAGAAGCAGAAAACATCAATCCGAGATACGCTGGGGACGCTTTTGACCGAAAAATGGATGAAATAGCTTACCTTTACCGCCGCGAGAAGGCTTTCCTTGGCCATGGATGGGCTGCAAACCCTGGCCCGTATCAAACAGGGTACAGAACACGCCCTAAAATGATGCCGCGCGTGGCCAAAAGTGAGCCACCAGCTTTTCCTGATAATCGCTTCGAGGAGTTTTTACTCAGAGGGTTCAAGGTGGCTGGCAAACACGATTATCGGGGCATGTTGATCACACTACTACTGCATGGAGGCGGATTGCGGGTGAGTGAACCTTTTCATCTCTACCTCCAAGACGTATTTCCTTCCCCTGAGAATAACAAATCCGCCACAGTTCTTGTCCATCATCCCCATCAAGGATATGCGCCAAGCGATTGGACGGACCAGACCAATAAGGGCCGTACAAGTAATCGAGCTCAGTACCTAGCTAAAAAATATGCATTGGCTCCACGGACGGAAATATTGGGTAGCCAAGGGGCAGGATGGAAAAATCCTCGCCTTGATAATAAATTTTACATGACTATCTATTGGTTTCAGCCGTGGTTTGGAGAATGGTTCAAGGATCTCTGGCTGAGATACCTGGAACAGGTGGCGTGTCTTGACCGTAACCATCCTTTCGCATTCGTAAATCTCTACCGGGAGCCACGGGGATCCATGTACACCATCGACAAGTTTACTAAAGCGCACGGTGCTGCGGTTGAACGTCTAGGGCTTACTGTTCGGAAGCAAGCCGGTACGACCCCCCACGGGCATCGTCATGCATATGGACGGCGGCTCAAAAATGGCGGACTGGATACGCTGCTGATCCAACGTTGCATGCATCACGCTTCCGAGGAAAGCCAAATCGTTTACACGCAAGCAACCATGAGAGAAACACTGATAGCTTTGCGAGATGCTAGTGGGCGCATGCAAGGAACTAGGTCTTCGTTGCAGTACGAAATTGGGTTATAG
- a CDS encoding ParB/RepB/Spo0J family partition protein gives MAKVDLSENLFDEMKRTLAEMSGESGQGESNADRLPGRRYSGNEVVQEATLAEESSVTADPGLAFLLDLSEIEPDPEQPRKTFVESVAQGATDNDLESLMSSILQHGVLQPIAVRAVAPGRYRIIAGERRWRASIAARDSGQTCQRRGYDLSRIPAVILEPETDADLLEMQLVENLARTDMTPLDTAKAVKQLMNYLDPKPSLAELGRRLGRSKAWAHQMLSLVSEEAQAVAEYLGVPLEAIGQTDISRMKGWMKDEDKRVVLDAIRASLQAGETLSRVLVDREEEQYENLKTNTDRQETTMQQENEEVRAFDVNGEEVELSTIDLTETDSDADIGDDPLYEDNGVPEVEGSAQVMDTIPNQVTVTLPRDLLERVFARAGIDLPGTMGAAEIIEALESAFSD, from the coding sequence GTGGCAAAAGTAGACCTGTCAGAGAATCTGTTTGATGAGATGAAGCGCACGCTGGCCGAGATGTCGGGAGAGTCCGGCCAAGGGGAAAGCAATGCTGATCGTCTACCCGGTAGACGATATTCTGGGAATGAAGTGGTACAAGAGGCTACACTCGCCGAGGAATCTTCCGTCACGGCGGATCCTGGGTTGGCGTTCCTTCTGGATCTGTCGGAGATCGAGCCGGACCCTGAGCAGCCGCGCAAGACCTTCGTTGAATCGGTGGCACAAGGCGCCACCGACAACGACCTGGAATCACTGATGTCCAGCATCCTGCAACACGGGGTATTGCAGCCCATCGCCGTTCGCGCGGTGGCGCCGGGCCGGTATCGGATTATCGCCGGTGAACGGCGTTGGCGGGCGTCCATAGCCGCGCGAGACAGCGGTCAGACCTGCCAGCGTCGCGGCTATGATCTGTCCCGGATTCCGGCGGTGATTCTGGAGCCCGAAACAGACGCGGACCTGCTGGAAATGCAGCTGGTTGAAAATTTGGCCAGAACCGATATGACGCCGCTGGATACGGCCAAGGCCGTGAAGCAGTTGATGAATTATCTGGATCCCAAGCCGAGCCTGGCCGAACTGGGCAGGCGACTGGGCCGATCCAAGGCGTGGGCGCATCAAATGCTTTCTCTCGTGAGCGAGGAGGCGCAGGCGGTGGCAGAGTACCTGGGGGTACCGCTGGAAGCCATTGGACAAACAGATATCAGCCGGATGAAGGGGTGGATGAAGGACGAGGACAAGCGCGTCGTGCTGGACGCCATCCGCGCCAGCCTGCAGGCAGGAGAGACGCTTTCCCGTGTCCTGGTAGACCGGGAAGAAGAGCAGTACGAAAACCTCAAGACCAATACAGATAGACAGGAGACAACTATGCAGCAGGAAAACGAGGAAGTGAGGGCTTTTGATGTCAACGGCGAAGAAGTGGAGTTGTCCACGATTGACCTGACGGAAACGGATAGTGATGCTGACATCGGCGACGATCCGCTGTATGAAGATAACGGAGTTCCGGAAGTGGAAGGTTCAGCGCAGGTAATGGACACCATTCCGAATCAGGTAACAGTGACGCTGCCGCGCGACCTTTTGGAACGGGTCTTTGCAAGGGCGGGTATCGACCTGCCCGGAACTATGGGTGCAGCGGAAATTATCGAGGCGCTGGAATCGGCGTTTAGTGATTGA
- a CDS encoding nucleoside triphosphate pyrophosphohydrolase family protein — MTFIVVVSVLFLLENGFYHGQKELQLDKVQNAGTFENAIRAFNSMYRMPVGKESWDHTPEFAARPAQFQNILSEEVEESHEILLGADALDHETALCDWLGDLMVYCASEALKYDAFPDLIFAPGRDVLDPLIAGLSEVAQKKAGQDLAMIVRVVDDHARRHLDETSTDPRHLPIAITEVAVAGFAALARGFDGFDYWAILNIIMESNFSKLGADGKPIYDERGKVLKGPGYWKPEPAIRQYLSQLKRSDS; from the coding sequence ATGACGTTTATTGTCGTCGTCAGCGTTCTGTTTTTGTTGGAAAACGGGTTTTATCACGGGCAAAAGGAGCTTCAGTTGGATAAGGTGCAAAATGCAGGAACATTTGAGAACGCGATTCGGGCTTTCAATAGCATGTATCGGATGCCGGTCGGGAAGGAATCGTGGGATCATACCCCCGAATTTGCGGCCCGGCCCGCTCAGTTTCAGAACATTCTGAGTGAGGAGGTGGAGGAAAGCCACGAAATCCTGCTGGGAGCGGATGCATTGGATCACGAAACGGCCCTGTGCGACTGGCTTGGAGACCTGATGGTGTACTGTGCCAGTGAGGCATTGAAGTATGATGCCTTCCCAGACTTGATCTTCGCGCCCGGACGGGATGTGCTGGATCCGCTGATAGCAGGGTTAAGCGAAGTGGCTCAGAAGAAAGCCGGTCAGGATCTCGCGATGATCGTGCGCGTCGTAGACGATCACGCGCGGCGTCATCTGGATGAAACCAGCACCGACCCACGGCATTTGCCCATTGCCATCACTGAAGTCGCTGTTGCGGGCTTCGCCGCGTTAGCCAGAGGTTTTGATGGATTTGATTACTGGGCGATTCTGAACATCATTATGGAATCGAATTTCAGCAAACTTGGCGCGGACGGGAAACCGATTTACGACGAGCGCGGTAAGGTGTTGAAGGGGCCAGGCTATTGGAAGCCAGAACCTGCCATTCGACAGTATCTTTCTCAGTTGAAAAGGAGCGATTCATGA
- a CDS encoding phospholipase D-like domain-containing protein — MLFTEPYAGPTPIVQVIASARREISLNVYYLSSWPILNALRAAHTRGVAVRVILDKHPYGMKSWMIQKEVRAVQATGAALQWAPPRFEAAPGRYVFDHAKYVCDTHECEIGTSNFDWSAFRIIPPKKIYIEERFQ, encoded by the coding sequence GTGCTTTTCACAGAGCCCTATGCCGGTCCCACACCCATCGTTCAGGTGATCGCCAGCGCCCGGCGCGAGATCAGCCTGAATGTGTACTATCTGTCCAGTTGGCCTATTCTGAACGCTTTGCGTGCCGCGCATACGCGAGGCGTGGCGGTGCGAGTGATTCTCGACAAGCACCCCTACGGCATGAAATCCTGGATGATCCAGAAAGAAGTTCGCGCCGTGCAGGCCACGGGTGCTGCATTGCAGTGGGCGCCGCCACGCTTTGAGGCAGCCCCGGGCCGGTACGTCTTCGACCATGCCAAGTACGTGTGCGATACCCACGAATGCGAGATAGGCACATCCAATTTCGATTGGTCCGCCTTTCGCATTATCCCCCCCAAGAAAATATACATAGAAGAGAGATTTCAATAA
- a CDS encoding OsmC family protein: MVNNTALNGVDINQLGKTVQAVKDNTALAKCQFRTTTQWISGAHAQTHVQGFYGLGQEDHSRSTPFIIESDEPKALMGTNKGANPVELLLTGLAACITVGLVYNAAARGISLDELKIEISGEIDLQGFMGLSESVRPGFNDISVYCHLKSASPDSDLLDLIEYVKRVSPVHNTISQPTPVEVIFQRL, encoded by the coding sequence ATGGTTAATAACACAGCACTTAATGGCGTAGATATTAATCAACTGGGAAAAACTGTACAGGCAGTAAAAGACAATACAGCGCTAGCCAAGTGTCAATTTAGAACTACTACGCAATGGATATCTGGAGCACATGCGCAGACGCATGTTCAGGGTTTTTATGGATTAGGACAGGAAGACCACTCCAGAAGTACGCCATTTATCATAGAAAGTGATGAGCCGAAAGCTCTGATGGGAACGAACAAGGGAGCGAATCCCGTAGAACTCCTTTTAACTGGGCTGGCCGCTTGTATAACCGTGGGATTGGTCTATAACGCTGCCGCACGTGGAATATCCTTGGATGAACTGAAGATAGAAATCAGTGGAGAGATCGACTTGCAAGGCTTTATGGGTCTTTCTGAATCGGTTCGACCGGGATTTAACGACATTTCTGTGTACTGTCACCTAAAAAGTGCGTCTCCTGATAGCGACCTCTTGGATCTGATCGAATATGTCAAAAGGGTATCACCGGTACATAATACAATCAGTCAGCCGACGCCCGTAGAGGTAATCTTTCAGCGACTCTGA
- the gstA gene encoding glutathione transferase GstA — protein MKLYYSPGACSLSPHIILHEGGFSFNTEKVDFATKKTAIGTDYLSVNPNGYVPALVLDNGYILTEGPAIIQYLADQVPEKKLAPPAGTIERYQLMQWLNFISTELHKGFSPLFNTHAPAEWKTIVAAQLERRLNTVSHQLEGKIWLMGPEFTVADAYLFTVLNWGKHVGIEIDRWPVLKGYQGRVFERPAVRAAMDTEGLLQPAS, from the coding sequence ATGAAATTGTATTATAGCCCCGGCGCTTGTTCCCTTTCTCCACATATCATTCTCCATGAAGGGGGATTCAGTTTTAATACGGAAAAGGTGGATTTCGCCACCAAGAAAACAGCAATCGGCACCGACTATCTAAGCGTTAATCCCAACGGCTACGTCCCCGCATTAGTACTCGATAATGGTTATATTCTGACCGAAGGGCCTGCCATTATCCAGTACCTGGCTGATCAGGTGCCTGAGAAAAAGCTTGCACCGCCCGCTGGAACCATTGAACGTTACCAACTCATGCAATGGCTTAATTTTATTTCTACGGAGCTACATAAGGGTTTTTCACCATTATTCAATACCCATGCGCCTGCGGAATGGAAAACAATAGTTGCGGCCCAACTCGAACGCCGCCTGAACACAGTCAGCCATCAGTTAGAAGGCAAAATTTGGTTGATGGGTCCCGAGTTCACTGTTGCTGATGCTTATCTTTTTACCGTGTTGAACTGGGGTAAGCATGTGGGCATTGAAATAGACCGCTGGCCGGTGCTGAAGGGGTATCAGGGACGAGTATTTGAACGTCCGGCTGTACGGGCTGCTATGGATACAGAAGGTCTTCTCCAGCCTGCCTCATAA